ACAAAATCTGTGATTTCTCCATCCCGCTGAAAAACAAAACGTTTTGTTactagtgtttttttttttttttggtttttttttgcacttttaaaaCTTAAGCTACGTGTATTTAGTGCAAGATTTATATTAAGTATAATGcaaaaatttctgaaattttaaacTACCCACCTCAACGACATAACTATCAACAATGTTTTCTCTTGGAATGAACCAGTGCCGAAACTCTTCCTTTGAAAATACTGGTGCCAAATCAAACTTTTGCATGTACtgaaacaaatcaaataaaaatcatttaaaattaatccTATATTACAACTTGCAACTATAAATCATCCTACTGTTCTCTTTCAAGCCTTATACACTGCAGTCCTACTCAAATGTCTTAGTAGACAGTTCTTCTCTTTCAAGCCTCTTTCACTCTCACTGCAGTCCAATTTAAATGCCTCAGCATAAGAATCCCCATCTACTTGTTTTAAATGAATGGACAGTATCCACAAAATCTTGTAGTACAATGACAACCACTTACTTAAGTATGGCATtcatctttaaagttttaaaatctgCAACTAATCATACAATTCACATGACTTCAAACAGACAGCATGACAGCAGGTGtcaaaattctgtttatttGAAATCATGCAGAgttcaaaaacttaaaatgaGACACATACTGGCCAGCATGCCTAGTAAGTCTCTCTTACGATATGATATTTAACTTTAAATCTGTTAATACTTTAGTCATGTAAGTGTCTATGTCTATCATGAATAATGTACCATGCAACATGATGCAATTCCCAAATAGTTACATAATTTTCAACCAGATAAAGAATACAACAGAGGTCAACGAAAATCTAACACTATCATAAAGGAACACATAGTAAAGAGTATCAGAACACAAAGAACATACGGCAAAAAGCAAACCACATGGATTAAATGCCTGGCACTTTCCCTTAGTGCTTCTGCACAAAACAGATAACTATAGAAGCAACACCAAAAACAACATAAAGCAGGGCTTCTgattatgcaaaaaattgcatacagtacgcattaaaagttcggaggaccacttcaattttcgtcaatggggtcccattcaaagttgggcgaagaacagggaccccttaaaaatctgaagaaggggtccctgggaccccaaagaatttagccttagcagaagccctgataaagaATGAATTAAGTTTAGAATTAAACTGTTCACTGCATTGTTCCTGGAACTCACCTGTGCCAGCAGTTTGTATGCATCAGCCACATCTGCTGGAGTGAATCTTCTAAAACCAGGTGTTCGTGGAGTCTGTTCAAGAAGCACACAAAATTAAAGGCAATTCTACTGTAAACATTTACCctttaaaatctgtttaattCCATATTACCAGATGTAATTTATTATCCATATTACCAGATGTGTGCtgtcataaacatttttctgtcagtaaCTGGCAGAACATCCTACGATAACACTTGATATCACACCAAAGTATTTTGAGATTATGTACAATTTTATTGTGTTCTTTAATTCAATGTGGATAATCCCAAGTCTAATGAGCAAaggttttacaagaaaaaagtgtttgctcACATCAGGAAGTTTGTATAATTTCAGTGTACGCTGCATAGTCATGTTTCTGCTCAAATGTGAAAATTTCACTTCAATAAGCTTTCGGGGGTTCAAAGATCTGTGCCAATATCTGCAACAGAGTTCCTGATCATTAACGAAATTGTCAccactctttttttaattataacgAAGCTTAGATACTGTTATTTGCTACAAACTTCCAAAGCAACTTACCTACTTTCTTTcataaatgtattattattttgaccTATTATTTATATGCAAATCCAGATTCAATAATACTTAAGGATGCAATGCAAAATGTCTGAAATTACTCTAATTGTAAACATGaagatataaaattgttttaccaCATCTGTATTTGCATAAAACTCTCCAGATTTTCTATGACaaacttcttcccttttttatcaatattttgtcatttttaccTTATCCTCTGAAAAAGAACATATCTATACCTGCAAGAAGCCACTGGTTTTGGCAAAACCACTCCAGCAGTATAAACAGCCTGAAAAAGCCCTTGTTGGTGTACACGTCTTGTGATCTCCTTAATCAATACAGGAGCTACCCGTTTTGATCTCAGCTTTTTGTGAACACATAAAAAGTTGATTTCTACCATCTTTTTTGTTCTGCAGACAGTAAGGCAATCAATATAtggcataaaaaaatgtaacactCTTAcaatttcaattaattttcaCTACACTGGGAGGGGAACCCAATTATCTCTACTTGCCTTATTGAACTAAAAAAGAAGCTAGGACTACTCATACTGCATCTTGTGCTTGTCTTCTAGGACAAAATCTTCATGTTTAATCCTTATTTTGCGCCATACAGATCATGTGACAAAACTAAATGTCATGCTCAAAAACTCTTGTACCGATTATAGATTTTGATGTTTGCTGGCACAGCACTGATAAAGCCCACTAGCTTCTTGCTCTTGATAACTCGCACCCCACAATGCCATGTTCGTAACCAACCAGGGGGCTGAAGTGCCCTGTGGAAACAGAAGTTACATTTGGACCAATGTTTTACATTCAAGATCAAACCCCCTCTTCTGATCCCctacacccccccccaaaaaaaaaccaaaaaactacCACAATTGCAAAGCTAGTCttaatttgtcatttaaaatgacataaagtgatttacagaaaacaaacatagcCACTTTTCATtaatcatttaatttctttcatagTCATCATTTtccttaaaaacaatttaaaaaaaaaaatctctgcacaATTGAGCTCACCATTGCAAAAACTCTGGTGAATAATCAAATCGGAACATGTTGTCATCATCTTCTACATAGTTTTCATTCAGCAATGTGTAGAGTTCCTTTAGCTGGACAGATTAGTTAGACGGACATTGTAACAAAGTCATTTAGCAGCCaaaatttgttggtttttttaaaaaaacaagtgtcATATTTACCTATCAAAtgtctttaccaaaaaaaaaaaagacacaaaatttaCACTGTATCAATTATGATATCCAAAAAAGCCCTTGTGAGTTGTATAGAACTTcagtaaaacataaaacaacGCATGTATATGTATCAGTAGCAAATGTCCTTACTATGATAAGAGATTGCTTACAATAAGTGGGTCTCCAATGTCTAAAGTATCCCATGTAAAGCCTGATGGCAGAGAGAGTGGTTCTGATCGGATCTCTCCGACAGGTTTGTCTGGTTCAATTTCTGCATTGCACTGAATAACTTCATctaaaccaaaacaacaaacaaaaaaacaccactATGATCAGTAATGCACACCTTCACCATGCATATATGATACAACGAAAAACCATTCATTTCTCgttaattttattatcatttcataataacatcacctgcaaaatatgtaaaaataatggGAAATTCCAGTGATGATAGAATatcacgttaaaaaaaaaaagaaacccaccCTTAAAAGTACGACAACTCTGTCAAAACCTTTAATTAGAGACAGTCAGATTCCTGTTAACAACCAGCATGCAAATTGGGGGATGTGCAAGGTTTATTCAACAGTaaaattttcagaatgcatTTAGCTACAAAAACTGATTTAATCAATCATatcaaactaaaagaaaaaaaattgctttgaaaaaaaaaaacagtgctacttgtgtatttgtgaaaatatatgAATGCCACTAATCTACTTCCAAAAAGTATTGAAACAGTTCTTGCTTGAAAATTTTCCACATATGGTGATTTGATAGTGGGTCCTGAAATTTGCTGTCTGCTACTAAATGCTACTGAGCAAAAAATATCACTAGGGTAAATATGAATCAATAAAATTTCCCcacattgttttgaaaattaataacaaattaacacaacaattaatcttttttactttgaaaatttTGTGGTGGGATTTCTGGGATAAAATATGCTATGATTTGAAGCTTTGTACTGGACATTAATGGAATCTACcttcaatttattttctaatcataattgta
This sequence is a window from Pomacea canaliculata isolate SZHN2017 linkage group LG5, ASM307304v1, whole genome shotgun sequence. Protein-coding genes within it:
- the LOC112563652 gene encoding glycylpeptide N-tetradecanoyltransferase 1-like isoform X3, which produces MLGTSARRGSKEVSSDRSQSGMEADSESQGSYDSKKLTLERGLDVGDMEDDKNDNQAQSGSAFSNLAQIQKAVELLSLQPSAPKSLEEAKKKKFHFWETQPVPRFDEVIQCNAEIEPDKPVGEIRSEPLSLPSGFTWDTLDIGDPLILKELYTLLNENYVEDDDNMFRFDYSPEFLQWALQPPGWLRTWHCGVRVIKSKKLVGFISAVPANIKIYNRTKKMVEINFLCVHKKLRSKRVAPVLIKEITRRVHQQGLFQAVYTAGVVLPKPVASCRYWHRSLNPRKLIEVKFSHLSRNMTMQRTLKLYKLPDTPRTPGFRRFTPADVADAYKLLAQYMQKFDLAPVFSKEEFRHWFIPRENIVDSYVVERDGEITDFVSFYTLPSTVMHHPTHKLLKAAYSFYNVSGATPWVDLMQDALIVAKNMGFDVFNALDLMDNKEFLEKLKFGVGDGFLQYYLYNWRCPSMDTHKVGLVLQ